One part of the Tenacibaculum sp. 190130A14a genome encodes these proteins:
- the proC gene encoding pyrroline-5-carboxylate reductase, with translation MKIAIIGTGNLGKSIAKGLIKNNTFSQLILTKRNLKELEEFATTEKVQLTTCNMEAVQQADILIFAVQPRHFEQILQEIQPVLTPNHVIISTITGYSIDKIEASIGAQHNIIRAMPNTAIAVGKSMTCICSNTSANGHVQLASSIFKVLGNTLVIPESQMQAATVVCASGIAFWMRLIRATTQAAIQLGFDAKEAQELAMYTSEGAANLLINTGSHPEQEIDKVTTPKGCTIEGLNEMEHKGLSAALIQGMVSSFNKINTIKKEQI, from the coding sequence ATGAAAATAGCCATCATCGGAACCGGAAACTTAGGAAAATCAATTGCCAAAGGATTGATTAAAAACAACACCTTTAGTCAACTCATTTTAACCAAAAGAAACCTCAAAGAATTAGAAGAGTTTGCTACTACCGAAAAAGTACAGCTAACCACTTGTAATATGGAAGCGGTTCAACAAGCTGATATTTTAATTTTTGCAGTACAACCAAGGCATTTTGAGCAAATACTACAAGAAATTCAACCAGTATTAACCCCAAATCATGTCATTATTTCTACCATTACGGGCTATTCTATTGATAAAATAGAAGCTAGTATTGGAGCTCAACACAATATTATCAGAGCGATGCCAAACACTGCTATTGCTGTAGGAAAATCTATGACTTGTATTTGTAGCAATACTAGTGCTAACGGACATGTACAATTGGCCTCTTCTATTTTTAAGGTCCTCGGAAATACTTTGGTAATTCCAGAAAGTCAAATGCAGGCCGCTACCGTGGTATGTGCAAGTGGAATTGCTTTTTGGATGCGTCTAATACGAGCAACGACACAAGCTGCCATTCAACTAGGTTTTGATGCTAAAGAAGCACAAGAACTTGCCATGTATACCAGTGAGGGAGCCGCTAATTTATTAATCAATACAGGTAGTCATCCAGAACAAGAAATAGACAAAGTAACCACTCCAAAAGGCTGTACTATTGAAGGTTTGAACGAGATGGAACACAAAGGACTAAGCGCTGCATTGATTCAAGGAATGGTATCCTCTTTCAATAAAATTAATACCATTAAAAAAGAGCAAATATGA
- a CDS encoding aspartate aminotransferase family protein translates to MSLFNVYPLFNITPVKGRDVFVYDTNNQKYLDLYGGHAVISIGHAHPVYTQAIQTQVNALGFYSNSVQNPLQTALATQLTHMANCEDYQLFLCNSGAEANENALKLASFHTDKKKVIAFKNSFHGRTSAAVAATDNPKIIAPINAQQEVIFIDFEDLKAVEKVLQTHEVCAVILETIQGVGGLDEASTSFYEGVRALCTKYHTLLIADEIQSGFGRTGDFFAFQKHGIQPDIISMAKGMGNGFPIGGILIHPAIKASFGLLGTTFGGNHLACVASLAVLKTLEKEQLLEHTLNVSKYLIAQLSKIPQISAIKGRGLMLGIEFPFAIASLRKSLLFNQHIFTGSAKNPNLLRILPPLSLQKEHVDLFIHALQQELKTITS, encoded by the coding sequence ATGAGTCTGTTTAATGTATATCCGTTATTTAATATTACCCCTGTAAAAGGAAGGGATGTATTTGTATACGATACCAACAATCAAAAGTATCTAGATTTATATGGCGGCCATGCAGTGATCTCTATCGGACATGCGCACCCTGTCTATACTCAAGCCATACAAACACAAGTAAATGCATTGGGGTTCTATAGCAATTCTGTCCAAAACCCTTTGCAAACAGCACTGGCAACACAATTAACTCATATGGCGAATTGTGAAGACTACCAATTGTTTTTATGCAACTCAGGGGCAGAAGCCAATGAGAATGCCTTAAAGCTTGCCTCTTTTCATACAGATAAAAAGAAAGTGATTGCTTTTAAAAATTCTTTTCATGGTAGAACCTCGGCAGCAGTTGCCGCAACCGATAATCCGAAGATTATTGCTCCTATCAATGCACAACAAGAGGTAATTTTTATTGATTTTGAAGATTTAAAAGCAGTTGAAAAGGTATTACAAACCCATGAAGTATGTGCCGTGATACTAGAAACCATACAGGGAGTTGGTGGTTTAGACGAAGCTTCTACCTCTTTTTATGAAGGTGTAAGAGCACTTTGTACAAAGTACCATACCCTATTGATTGCCGATGAAATACAATCGGGATTTGGTAGAACAGGTGATTTCTTTGCATTTCAAAAACACGGTATTCAGCCAGATATTATCTCTATGGCTAAAGGAATGGGGAATGGTTTTCCTATTGGTGGTATTCTTATTCATCCAGCTATCAAAGCTTCTTTCGGATTATTAGGAACTACCTTTGGAGGAAATCATTTGGCTTGCGTTGCTTCTTTGGCTGTTTTAAAAACACTTGAAAAAGAACAGCTATTAGAGCATACCCTCAATGTTTCTAAATACTTGATAGCACAACTCAGCAAGATTCCACAAATAAGCGCTATTAAAGGAAGAGGACTTATGTTAGGAATCGAGTTTCCGTTTGCCATAGCCTCTTTAAGAAAGTCGCTGTTGTTTAATCAGCACATTTTTACAGGGAGTGCTAAGAATCCGAATTTATTAAGAATTCTACCTCCGTTGAGCTTACAAAAAGAACATGTAGATCTATTTATTCACGCCCTCCAACAAGAATTAAAAACCATTACATCATGA
- a CDS encoding acetylornithine carbamoyltransferase: MKQYTSLNDIKNLNTLVKKAIQLKNDPFQYSHLGKNKTLIMLFFNASLRTRLSTEKAAKNLGMEVSILNINATWNIEFEEGTIMDLNTSEHIKEAAQVISHYGDILAIRAFPSLTDKEKDTTEWVLQSLQKYASIPIVNMESATDHPLQALADAITLEEHNTVQKPKVVLSWAPHPKALPHSVPNAFVHLMHRMSNNIDFVITHPKGYELDTTVTKNASIVYNQEEALKNADFVYTKNWSSFSDYGKILPIDTNWTITQEKLGNARFMHCLPIRRNVVAEDAVLDGNNSLVIAQANNRTYAAQAVLQEILLGLVKT, encoded by the coding sequence ATGAAACAGTATACCAGTTTAAATGATATAAAGAACCTAAATACGCTTGTTAAAAAGGCAATTCAATTGAAAAATGATCCTTTTCAGTATAGCCATTTAGGGAAAAACAAAACCTTAATCATGCTATTTTTCAATGCGAGCTTACGTACTAGATTAAGTACCGAAAAGGCCGCTAAGAATCTAGGAATGGAGGTGAGTATTTTAAACATCAATGCTACTTGGAATATAGAGTTTGAAGAAGGAACCATTATGGATTTAAATACTTCTGAACATATCAAAGAAGCCGCTCAGGTAATTTCTCATTATGGAGATATTCTTGCTATTAGAGCATTTCCAAGCTTAACCGATAAAGAAAAAGATACTACTGAGTGGGTATTACAGAGCCTTCAAAAGTATGCTAGTATTCCTATTGTAAATATGGAAAGTGCTACAGACCATCCGTTACAAGCACTCGCCGATGCGATTACTTTAGAAGAACATAACACCGTTCAAAAACCGAAAGTTGTATTGTCATGGGCACCACATCCGAAGGCATTACCACATTCGGTACCCAATGCTTTTGTACATCTTATGCATCGTATGAGTAACAATATTGATTTTGTAATTACTCATCCAAAGGGGTATGAATTAGATACCACCGTTACAAAAAATGCGAGTATTGTATATAATCAAGAAGAAGCGTTAAAAAATGCCGACTTTGTATATACCAAAAACTGGAGTTCTTTTTCTGACTATGGAAAAATACTTCCTATTGATACTAATTGGACGATTACCCAAGAAAAATTAGGTAACGCTAGGTTCATGCATTGTTTACCTATTCGAAGGAATGTCGTTGCAGAAGATGCCGTTTTAGACGGAAACAATTCTCTAGTCATAGCACAAGCAAATAATAGAACCTATGCGGCGCAAGCGGTGTTACAAGAAATATTGTTGGGATTGGTTAAGACCTAA
- the argB gene encoding acetylglutamate kinase: MKIIKIGGNIINNQRALENFLTNFHQIEGPKILVHGGGEIASKLAKELNIPVQMIDGRRVTNQANLDIITMVYAGKINKNIVAKLQANQINALGLTGADAQTIVAQKRSSNPINFGYVGDALKINTNTIELLLNHNITPVFCAITHDKNGDLLNTNADTIASEIAIAFGKYYRTELYYCFDKQGVLKDINDPTSVIEKIHFKQYQQLKKRQIIFKGMIPKLDNCFHALQNNVSQVHIGTTEMLFNTTTHTTLQLQ, from the coding sequence ATGAAAATCATAAAAATCGGAGGAAATATTATCAATAACCAAAGAGCTTTAGAAAATTTCTTGACCAATTTCCATCAAATAGAAGGTCCAAAGATACTAGTTCATGGAGGTGGTGAAATAGCTTCTAAATTAGCGAAAGAGTTAAATATTCCTGTACAAATGATTGATGGTAGAAGAGTTACCAATCAAGCAAACCTTGATATTATTACCATGGTATATGCAGGAAAAATTAATAAAAATATTGTTGCTAAACTACAAGCCAATCAAATAAACGCCCTAGGACTAACTGGCGCGGATGCCCAAACTATTGTTGCTCAAAAAAGATCTTCAAATCCAATTAATTTCGGGTATGTAGGTGATGCATTAAAAATTAATACGAATACGATTGAACTGCTGTTAAATCATAATATAACCCCAGTATTCTGTGCTATTACCCATGATAAAAATGGTGATTTACTCAATACAAATGCAGATACTATTGCTTCTGAAATAGCAATTGCCTTTGGTAAATATTATAGAACAGAACTCTATTACTGCTTTGATAAACAAGGGGTATTAAAAGATATCAATGATCCTACTTCTGTTATAGAAAAAATTCATTTTAAACAATACCAACAATTAAAAAAGAGACAAATCATTTTTAAAGGTATGATTCCTAAGCTTGATAATTGCTTCCATGCCTTACAAAACAATGTATCTCAAGTGCATATCGGCACTACAGAAATGCTATTTAATACAACAACACATACCACATTACAATTACAATGA
- a CDS encoding M20 family metallo-hydrolase: MISKLTTKAISLLKDLIATPSFSSEEAHTAQLLENWFQNFDIPYIRTQNNVWSVNKAYDPKKPTILLNSHHDTVKPNNGYTKDPFYPIVEDGKLYGLGSNDAGGCLVSLLATYTYFYEQQNLTYNLVFAGTAEEESSGPNGLNGLLKELPTIDVAIVGEPTLMQLAIAEKGLVVFDAEVIGTPSHAAHQNNDNAIYNTVKVLEWFQKLRFEKSSETLGDVKVTVTQINAGKQHNAVPASVSMVVDIRVNDQYTNEEINDYLQKHAPCTNITPRSLYLNSSSISKEHPLVQAGIELGRKTYGSPTLSDQSILNCPSLKLGPGDSKRSHTADEFIYLQEIEEGIDLYIQLLEKVVRS, translated from the coding sequence ATGATTTCTAAACTCACTACAAAAGCCATATCTTTATTAAAAGACTTAATTGCTACACCGTCCTTTTCTTCGGAAGAAGCACATACAGCTCAACTGTTAGAAAACTGGTTTCAAAACTTTGATATTCCATACATACGAACGCAGAACAATGTATGGTCAGTAAATAAAGCATATGACCCTAAGAAACCTACTATATTATTAAACTCACATCACGATACGGTAAAGCCTAACAACGGATACACTAAAGACCCGTTTTATCCTATAGTAGAAGACGGTAAGTTATATGGATTAGGAAGTAATGATGCAGGAGGATGCTTAGTATCTCTATTGGCTACCTATACCTATTTTTATGAGCAACAAAACTTAACTTATAATTTAGTATTTGCAGGAACTGCTGAAGAAGAAAGTAGCGGACCTAATGGGTTAAATGGTTTGTTAAAAGAACTTCCGACCATAGATGTTGCTATTGTGGGAGAGCCTACTTTAATGCAACTAGCTATTGCAGAAAAAGGATTAGTTGTATTTGATGCTGAAGTTATAGGGACACCAAGTCATGCAGCACATCAAAATAATGATAATGCTATTTACAATACTGTTAAGGTATTGGAATGGTTTCAAAAATTACGATTTGAGAAAAGTTCAGAAACCTTGGGAGATGTAAAGGTTACAGTAACCCAAATTAATGCAGGAAAACAACACAATGCAGTACCTGCAAGTGTCTCTATGGTAGTAGATATTCGTGTAAATGATCAATATACCAATGAAGAAATCAATGATTATTTACAAAAGCATGCGCCTTGTACTAACATAACACCAAGAAGTTTGTACTTAAATTCTTCTTCTATATCAAAAGAACATCCATTGGTGCAAGCGGGAATTGAATTAGGAAGAAAAACCTACGGTTCCCCTACCCTTTCTGATCAATCTATACTAAACTGCCCATCACTAAAATTAGGTCCTGGAGATAGTAAACGGTCTCATACCGCTGATGAGTTTATTTACCTTCAGGAGATTGAAGAAGGTATTGATTTGTATATACAATTGTTGGAGAAAGTTGTTAGGTCTTAG
- the argH gene encoding argininosuccinate lyase: MKLWDKGIDIDKKIENFTIGNDRIIDIHIAAYDVKASIAHAQMLESIKIINKEEYTQLLEGLEKIAQQIDNGTFVIDDYFEDVHSKIEYELTQQYGEVGKKIHTARSRNDQVLVALQLYYKDNLTTLTQQTKTLFTTLLKLADQYKDLVLPGYTHLQVAMPSSFGLWFSAYAEILIDDLNMIQAAYKIVDQNPLGSAAGYGSSFPIDRDFTTRALNFSTLKYNVVAAQLSRGKSERTVAMALGSLANTLARFTMDICLYMSQNFGFVSFPDELTTGSSIMPHKKNPDVFELIRGKCNKIQALHTETLLLTNNLPSGYHRDYQLLKENIINAFEELKNSLDILNYAIQQIEVKEIDLTEEKYKYLYTVDSINTLIQKGVSFREAYKQLGKQINEGTYIPNSSIVHSHIGSINNLALDKIQEKLNTFFL; the protein is encoded by the coding sequence ATGAAACTTTGGGACAAAGGAATAGATATAGATAAAAAAATAGAAAACTTCACTATAGGCAATGATAGAATCATCGATATACACATAGCGGCATACGATGTAAAAGCCTCTATAGCGCATGCACAAATGCTAGAAAGTATAAAAATTATTAATAAAGAAGAATACACACAGCTACTTGAAGGACTCGAAAAAATAGCCCAACAAATAGATAATGGAACCTTTGTTATTGATGATTACTTTGAAGACGTACATTCTAAAATAGAATATGAACTTACTCAACAATATGGTGAAGTTGGTAAAAAAATTCATACAGCACGTTCTAGAAATGATCAAGTATTAGTGGCCTTGCAATTATACTATAAAGATAATTTGACAACGCTTACACAACAAACAAAAACACTGTTTACTACATTATTAAAGTTAGCTGACCAATATAAAGATCTAGTATTACCAGGGTATACCCATTTACAAGTAGCTATGCCATCCTCCTTCGGACTTTGGTTTTCTGCCTATGCTGAGATATTGATTGACGATCTAAATATGATACAAGCAGCTTATAAAATCGTAGATCAAAATCCATTAGGATCAGCAGCAGGATATGGTAGCTCCTTCCCTATTGATAGAGATTTTACTACAAGAGCATTGAATTTTAGCACTTTAAAATACAACGTAGTAGCCGCACAGTTAAGCAGAGGAAAAAGTGAGCGTACCGTTGCTATGGCGTTGGGTAGTCTTGCAAATACTCTCGCGCGTTTTACTATGGACATTTGTTTGTATATGAGTCAGAATTTCGGATTTGTTTCCTTTCCTGATGAATTAACTACAGGAAGTAGTATTATGCCACATAAAAAGAATCCAGATGTATTTGAATTAATCCGCGGAAAGTGCAATAAAATTCAGGCTTTACATACCGAGACACTATTATTAACCAATAATCTACCTAGCGGATATCATAGAGATTATCAGTTGTTAAAAGAAAATATTATCAACGCTTTTGAAGAATTAAAAAACTCTTTAGATATTTTAAATTATGCTATACAACAAATTGAAGTAAAGGAAATTGACCTTACGGAAGAAAAATACAAATATCTCTACACTGTAGACAGTATAAACACGCTTATTCAAAAAGGAGTTAGTTTTCGTGAAGCTTATAAACAATTGGGAAAACAAATCAATGAGGGCACTTATATCCCCAATTCTTCCATAGTCCATTCACACATTGGAAGCATCAATAATTTGGCACTTGATAAGATACAGGAAAAATTAAACACATTCTTTTTATAA